A window of the Haloarcula litorea genome harbors these coding sequences:
- a CDS encoding acyl-CoA dehydrogenase, with protein sequence MDFSPSAEQRQIRDMVAEFVDEEVVPRAPEIDETDEFPRDLVDQMADLGLMGMPIAEEYGGAGLDYHSYAMALEEISRGSGGLGTIVAAHISLACNMVSEFGDETQKERYLTPLAEGEDVGAFALSEPQAGSDVPAMETTAERDGDGYVVDGGKLWISNGSVADTVVLFAKTDPDAGNKGISSFVVRPEADDGFVVEGTEDKLGDKGCPTAELRFDDMYLPENRRLGEEGRGFVHALKTLNGGRITIAARGVGIAQAALDEALRYAQDREQFGQPISEFQAIQHKLADMDTKTEAARLLMHRAADLKERGEPFVKEAAQAKLYASEVSREVANEGIQIHGGYGYTKDFPVERFYRDAKLNEIYEGTSEVLRNTIADELLD encoded by the coding sequence ATGGACTTCAGCCCGTCCGCCGAGCAACGCCAGATCCGCGACATGGTCGCCGAGTTCGTCGACGAGGAGGTGGTCCCCCGTGCCCCAGAGATCGACGAGACCGACGAGTTCCCCCGAGACCTCGTCGACCAGATGGCCGACCTGGGGCTGATGGGGATGCCCATCGCCGAGGAGTACGGCGGGGCGGGCCTGGACTACCACAGTTACGCGATGGCGCTGGAGGAGATCTCCCGCGGGAGCGGCGGCCTCGGGACCATCGTCGCCGCCCACATCTCGCTGGCCTGCAATATGGTCTCCGAGTTCGGCGACGAGACGCAGAAGGAGCGGTACCTGACGCCGCTGGCCGAGGGCGAGGACGTCGGCGCGTTCGCGCTCTCGGAGCCACAGGCCGGGAGCGACGTACCGGCGATGGAGACGACCGCCGAGAGAGACGGCGACGGCTACGTCGTCGACGGCGGCAAGCTCTGGATCTCGAACGGCTCGGTCGCCGACACGGTCGTCCTGTTCGCCAAGACCGATCCCGACGCCGGCAACAAGGGCATCTCCTCGTTCGTCGTCCGACCCGAGGCAGACGACGGGTTCGTCGTCGAGGGGACCGAAGACAAGCTGGGCGACAAGGGCTGTCCGACCGCCGAGCTCCGGTTCGACGACATGTACCTCCCCGAAAACCGCCGGCTCGGCGAGGAGGGCCGCGGGTTCGTCCACGCGCTGAAGACGCTCAACGGCGGCCGCATCACCATCGCCGCCCGCGGCGTCGGCATCGCGCAGGCGGCGCTGGACGAGGCGCTGCGGTACGCCCAGGACCGCGAGCAGTTCGGCCAGCCCATCTCGGAGTTCCAGGCCATCCAGCACAAGCTGGCGGACATGGACACCAAGACCGAGGCCGCCCGACTGCTGATGCACAGAGCCGCGGACCTCAAAGAGCGCGGCGAGCCGTTCGTCAAGGAGGCCGCACAGGCCAAACTGTACGCCTCGGAGGTCTCCCGGGAGGTCGCCAACGAGGGCATCCAGATCCACGGCGGCTACGGCTACACGAAGGACTTCCCGGTCGAGCGGTTCTACCGGGACGCCAAGCTCAACGAGATCTACGAGGGGACCAGCGAGGTGCTTCGCAACACCATCGCCGACGAACTCCTCGACTGA
- a CDS encoding 3-hydroxyacyl-CoA dehydrogenase family protein, with translation MELDDIDTVGVVGAGTMGAGIAQVAAVAGYDVVMQDIERQFVDAGFDRIEESLDRKVASGDLTGDETAAARDRIEGTTTRGDLAPCDLVIEAVVEEMDVKQSVFEDLADVVDEGTVLATNTSTLSITTIASVIDRPERVLGLHFMNPVPVMKGVELVVGEKTSEETVALGHAFAEELGKETWEADDKPGFVTNRILMPWINEGVRAYDEGVAEKADIDRGMTLGTNVPMGPLELADHIGLDVVLDASETLHRELGDRYTPAYLLKRKVDAGDLGKKTGKGFYEYD, from the coding sequence ATGGAGCTCGACGACATCGACACCGTCGGCGTCGTTGGCGCGGGCACGATGGGCGCGGGCATCGCCCAGGTCGCGGCCGTCGCCGGCTACGACGTGGTGATGCAGGACATCGAACGGCAGTTCGTCGACGCGGGCTTCGACCGGATCGAGGAGAGCCTCGACCGGAAGGTCGCGTCCGGTGACCTCACCGGCGACGAGACGGCGGCGGCCAGGGACCGGATCGAGGGGACGACGACCCGCGGCGACCTGGCACCCTGTGACCTCGTGATCGAGGCCGTCGTCGAGGAGATGGACGTCAAGCAGTCCGTCTTCGAGGACCTCGCGGACGTCGTCGACGAGGGGACCGTCCTCGCGACCAACACCAGCACCCTCTCGATCACCACCATCGCGAGCGTGATCGACCGGCCCGAGCGCGTGCTCGGGCTCCACTTCATGAACCCCGTCCCGGTGATGAAGGGGGTGGAACTCGTCGTCGGCGAGAAGACCAGCGAGGAGACGGTGGCGCTGGGCCACGCCTTCGCGGAGGAGCTCGGCAAGGAGACCTGGGAGGCCGACGACAAGCCCGGCTTCGTCACCAACCGCATCCTGATGCCCTGGATCAACGAGGGGGTCCGCGCCTACGACGAGGGCGTCGCCGAGAAGGCCGACATCGACCGCGGGATGACGCTGGGCACGAACGTCCCGATGGGGCCGCTGGAGCTGGCCGACCACATCGGCCTCGACGTGGTGCTGGACGCCTCGGAGACGCTCCACCGGGAACTGGGCGACCGGTACACGCCGGCGTACCTCCTCAAGCGCAAGGTCGACGCCGGCGACCTGGGGAAAAAGACCGGCAAGGGCTTCTACGAGTACGACTGA
- a CDS encoding class 1 fructose-bisphosphatase — translation MSKSLDAPATEADRTVAQVIDAITDTTTDVRTAIATEREHHGTVNPSGDEQLAADVRADELFEQRVLGVDGVATYASEEREEVATADGRLHVAMDPLDGSSNLEPNSGMGTIFGVYSERPPTSGRNLLAAGFVIYGPVTSMVVARDGRVREYVVEDGDRRLVDDDVTVPEDPTVFGFGGGVDSWTDDFQGYAAEIRQELKLRYGGAMIADINQVLTYGGVFAYPALQSRPEGKLRVQFEGQPMAYIVEAAGGRSSDGSGSLLDTDPDELHARTPLHLGNPDLIDRLEAQLR, via the coding sequence ATGAGCAAATCACTCGACGCTCCGGCCACGGAGGCCGACCGAACGGTCGCACAGGTCATCGACGCGATCACCGACACCACCACAGACGTCCGGACGGCCATCGCGACCGAGCGCGAACACCACGGGACGGTCAACCCCAGCGGCGACGAGCAGCTCGCCGCCGACGTGCGCGCCGACGAACTGTTCGAGCAGCGCGTCCTGGGCGTCGACGGTGTCGCCACCTACGCCAGCGAGGAGCGCGAGGAGGTCGCGACCGCCGACGGCCGACTCCACGTCGCGATGGACCCCCTCGACGGCTCCTCGAACCTCGAACCCAACAGCGGGATGGGCACCATCTTCGGCGTCTACAGCGAGCGCCCGCCCACCTCGGGCCGGAACCTCCTGGCCGCCGGCTTCGTCATCTACGGCCCCGTCACCTCGATGGTCGTCGCCCGCGACGGCCGCGTCCGCGAGTACGTCGTCGAGGACGGCGACCGCCGCCTCGTCGACGACGACGTGACGGTCCCCGAGGACCCGACGGTCTTCGGCTTCGGGGGCGGCGTCGACAGCTGGACCGACGACTTCCAGGGGTACGCCGCCGAGATCCGGCAGGAACTCAAGCTCCGCTACGGCGGCGCGATGATCGCCGACATCAATCAGGTGTTGACCTACGGCGGCGTGTTCGCCTACCCGGCGTTGCAGTCCCGGCCGGAGGGCAAACTCCGGGTCCAGTTCGAGGGCCAGCCGATGGCGTACATCGTCGAGGCCGCCGGCGGCCGCTCCTCCGACGGCAGCGGGTCACTGCTGGACACCGACCCCGACGAACTCCACGCGCGGACGCCGCTGCACCTCGGCAACCCCGACCTGATCGACCGGCTGGAAGCACAGCTACGGTAA